A single region of the Musa acuminata AAA Group cultivar baxijiao chromosome BXJ1-11, Cavendish_Baxijiao_AAA, whole genome shotgun sequence genome encodes:
- the LOC135582459 gene encoding uncharacterized protein LOC135582459 isoform X2, which produces MSDDGDRTCPLCAEEMDLTDQQLKPCKCGYEICVWCWHQINDMAEKTEGRCPACRTPYDKERIVRMAANCKRIVAEINSEKKQKSQKAKLKTSAEAKKHLSSVRVMQRNLVYVTYAREEEAVRCIKAVHNYVLEGKTLRACFGTTKYCHAWLRNMTCSNPDCLYLHDIGSQEDSFSKDEIISAYTRSRVRQIASNNSQQHSGTVLPPPADDFSNSITASSRYHIRSASNSISNQAKDSPPNSNAGKPTVLPAGASWGLQTSNCRSPVASAACSQVSHAKQKVEMVGNLSLPPVLTESTDHPSAWNDEVATTSKVPENQTLTTNKSPLLLTESTKQSSLRHNFVDMTPKMPANRESLQVGDISQPVEPLRSSLEAVVTNNCSSISSSLDDIVVTSKLGEEKPMSHSDCEFMPIIDEQSQTVVSDVSTIDLSDIPRASQVASNFSYSLPVSASEDNKTSIYANGDNTKAINSTISKGFDRQFSRSGSGSATQGSSIVNGVTHSLCSSLSSVTIDSHVRADQLHVNQHQFSNVNSFTTVMPLTNDSDSASLNKALLLLDKDASNRLRDQSCELLKEKSTSAVNNKDVLLLPSDNKVLRVSDTVDRLSSSIYLNHSHNSGNCSSSTSWNTYVQDKQTPRVGRNMDRYSETAMFPFFPLGDKESALPNGHKAYEQNSCSPGRGFQCPEMNCNEEKVKSSGRVNDIASSNKYATVEIKRESSIISDILSLDVDPWDDSSATSNSFARLLGETEKQESSFKLLSSWRSNNSNQSRFSFARQECQGSVVQPTRGEAHAQMFCSSHDSFEHGLRNGTMFDTFESPNTVINSNPVVSFDKAAGTLKAKISAPPGFSTPSRVHLPDFSSQDRFYQTHEAVFSENHLLSSAVENHYQAQISGNPSDIGFIDPAILAVGKERMSLGINNAGLGLKSTFSAQISVSDSDPRIHLLRPQSLSSYHNMDIPESAGDRFLQLGDTYITSQLSAENRRGLSPIAQISFQQLRNKQFFNKQWDGLNDLRTGSDMGLREALRNERFGLTNGYSSNEERKFLFPNGDLYNREFRM; this is translated from the exons ATGAGTGATGATGGAGATAGGACCTGTCCTTTGTGCGCTGAGGAGATGGATCTGACTGACCAGCAACTGAAACCTTGCAAATGTGGATATGAG ATTTGCGTTTGGTGTTGGCATCAAATAAATGACATGGCTGAGAAAACAGAAGGGCGGTGTCCCGCATGTCGCACGCCATATGACAAGGAAAGGATTGTCAGAATGGCCGCCAACTGCAAAAG GATAGTTGCTGAGATAAATTCTGAGAAAAAGCAGAAATCTCAAAAAGCAAAGCTGAAAACATCTGCAGAAGCTAAGAAGCATCTTAGCAGTGTCAGAGTGATGCAACGAAACCTTGT GTATGTTACATATGCAAGAGAAGAAGAAGCTGTTCGATGCATTAAAGCTGTACACAATTATGTTCTGGAGGGTAAGACCTTGAG GGCATGTTTTGGTACAACGAAATATTGCCATGCCTGGTTGAGAAATATG ACCTGCAGcaatccagattgtctgtatttGCATGATATAGGCAGCCAAGAAGATAGTTTCAGCAAGGATGAGATTATTTCAGCTTATACAAG GAGTAGGGTTCGACAAATTGCTTCAAATAATTCTCAACAGCATTCAGGAACTGTTTTGCCTCCTCCAGCCGATGACTTTTCTAACAGTATAACAGCTTCAAGCAGATATCACATCAGAAGTGCCTCAAAT AGCATCTCAAACCAGGCCAAAGATTCTCCTCCTAATAGCAATGCTGGGAAGCCCACTGTTCTTCCGGCTGGTGCTTCATG GGGTCTTCAAACTTCGAACTGCCGGTCTCCTGTTGCAAGTGCAGCATGCTCCCAAGTTTCCCATGCCAAACAAAAGGTAGAGATGGTTGGTAATTTGTCTTTGCCTCCTGTATTGACTGAAAGCACAGATCATCCTTCTGCATGGAATGATGAAGTAGCTACAACATCCAAGGTGCCTGAAAACCAGACTTTAACAACTAATAAATCACCTTTGTTGTTAACGGAAAGTACTAAGCAGTCCTCTTTGAGGCATAATTTTGTGGATATGACACCGAAAATGCCAGCAAACCGAGAATCACTGCAAGTTGGTGACATTTCTCAACCTGTAGAACCTTTGAGGTCATCACTGGAGGCGGTTGTAACAAATAATTGTTCATCCATATCTTCTTCATTGGATGACATAGTTGTGACATCAAAGCTTGGTGAAGAAAAACCAATGTCACACTCGGATTGCGAGTTTATGCCTATTATTGACGAGCAGAGCCAAACAGTTGTATCAGATGTATCAACTATAGATCTCTCGGACATCCCTCGTGCTTCGCAGGTGGCCTCAAATTTCTCATATAGCCTTCCAGTTAGTGCATCAGAAGATAACAAAACATCCATTTATGCAAATGGTGACAACACAAAGGCAATAAATAGCACCATTTCTAAAGGTTTTGATAGACAATTCAGCAGGTCTGGTTCTGGTAGTGCTACTCAAGGTTCTAGTATTGTCAATGGGGTAACACATAGTTTATGCTCAAGTTTGTCTTCGGTAACTATAGATAGCCATGTTAGAGCTGATCAGTTGCATGTGAACCAGCATCAATTTTCAAATGTTAATAGTTTTACAACTGTGATGCCTCTGACAAATGACTCGGATTCAGCTTCATTGAACAAAGCCCTGCTGTTGCTTGATAAGGATGCTAGTAACAGGTTAAGGGACCAGAGTTGCGAGCTACTAAAGGAAAAGTCGACCTCTGCAGTTAATAACAAAGATGTCTTGCTACTTCCTTCTGACAATAAAGTACTTAGAGTTTCAGATACTGTTGATCGACTATCTTCTTCAATTTACCTAAATCATTCACACAATAGCGGTAATTGTTCAAGTTCTACTTCTTGGAACACCTATGTCCAAGATAAACAAACCCCAAGAGTTGGCAGAAATATGGACAGATATTCGGAGACGGCCATGTTTCCATTTTTTCCATTAGGCGATAAAGAATCTGCACTGCCCAATGGTCACAAAGCTTATGAGCAAAACAGTTGTTCACCTGGGAGGGGTTTTCAGTGTCCTGAGATGAACTGCAATGAAGAAAAGGTGAAATCTTCAGGAAGAGTTAATGATATAGCCAGTTCTAACAAATATGCAACTGTAGAGATAAAGAGGGAGAGCAGCATCATTTCGGATATACTGTCACTAGATGTTGATCCATGGGATGACTCCTCAGCTACAAGTAATAGTTTTGCTAGACTGCTTGGTGAAACCGAAAAACAAGAAAGCTCCTTTAAATTATTAAGTTCTTGGAGATCCAACAACAGCAATCAGTCTAGGTTTTCTTTTGCCAGGCAAGAATGCCAAGGGAGTGTTGTACAACCTACCAGAGGTGAGGCCCATGCACAGATGTTTTGCTCatcacatgattcatttgaacacGGGCTTCGAAATGGAACTATGTTTGATACTTTTGAGTCTCCCAACACTGTCATCAACAGCAACCCTGTTGTCTCATTTGACAAGGCTGCTG GTACTTTGAAGGCTAAGATATCAGCTCCACCTGGATTTTCCACTCCAAGCAGAGTACACCTTCCAGATTTTTCTTCTCAAGATAGATTCTACCAAACACATGAGGCAGTGTTCTCAG AAAATCATCTTCTCAGTAGTGCAGTTGAAAATCATTATCAAGCACAAATATCTGGAAATCCTAGTGATATAGGATTTATTGATCCAGCAATTTTGGCTGTCGGCAAGGAGCGAATGTCACTTGGAATAAATAATGCTGGGTTGGGCCTTAAATCTACATTTTCTGCACAAATTAGCGTTTCAGATAGTGACCCAAGGATTCATCTATTGAGGCCGCAGTCTCTTTCTTCTTATCACAACATGGATATACCAGAGTCTGCGGGAGACAGATTCTTGCAATTGGGTGATACATATATTACATCTCAACTTTCAGCAGAAAACCGTAGGGGTCTTTCTCCAATTGCACAGATATCATTCCAGCAATTGAGAAATAAACAATTTTTTAACAAACAGTGGGATGGCTTGAATGATTTACGGACTGGAAGTGATATGGGTTTGAGGGAAGCTTTGAGGAATGAAAGATTTGGGCTAACTAACGGCTATTCTAGCAACGAGGAACGAAAATTTCTTTTCCCAAATGGTGATCTATATAACAGGGAATTTAGGATGTAG
- the LOC135582459 gene encoding uncharacterized protein LOC135582459 isoform X1: protein MSDDGDRTCPLCAEEMDLTDQQLKPCKCGYEICVWCWHQINDMAEKTEGRCPACRTPYDKERIVRMAANCKRIVAEINSEKKQKSQKAKLKTSAEAKKHLSSVRVMQRNLVYIIGLPTNLCDDSFLESKEYFGQYGKVIKVSISRPASTPTQQASSNSTCSVYVTYAREEEAVRCIKAVHNYVLEGKTLRACFGTTKYCHAWLRNMTCSNPDCLYLHDIGSQEDSFSKDEIISAYTRSRVRQIASNNSQQHSGTVLPPPADDFSNSITASSRYHIRSASNSISNQAKDSPPNSNAGKPTVLPAGASWGLQTSNCRSPVASAACSQVSHAKQKVEMVGNLSLPPVLTESTDHPSAWNDEVATTSKVPENQTLTTNKSPLLLTESTKQSSLRHNFVDMTPKMPANRESLQVGDISQPVEPLRSSLEAVVTNNCSSISSSLDDIVVTSKLGEEKPMSHSDCEFMPIIDEQSQTVVSDVSTIDLSDIPRASQVASNFSYSLPVSASEDNKTSIYANGDNTKAINSTISKGFDRQFSRSGSGSATQGSSIVNGVTHSLCSSLSSVTIDSHVRADQLHVNQHQFSNVNSFTTVMPLTNDSDSASLNKALLLLDKDASNRLRDQSCELLKEKSTSAVNNKDVLLLPSDNKVLRVSDTVDRLSSSIYLNHSHNSGNCSSSTSWNTYVQDKQTPRVGRNMDRYSETAMFPFFPLGDKESALPNGHKAYEQNSCSPGRGFQCPEMNCNEEKVKSSGRVNDIASSNKYATVEIKRESSIISDILSLDVDPWDDSSATSNSFARLLGETEKQESSFKLLSSWRSNNSNQSRFSFARQECQGSVVQPTRGEAHAQMFCSSHDSFEHGLRNGTMFDTFESPNTVINSNPVVSFDKAAGTLKAKISAPPGFSTPSRVHLPDFSSQDRFYQTHEAVFSENHLLSSAVENHYQAQISGNPSDIGFIDPAILAVGKERMSLGINNAGLGLKSTFSAQISVSDSDPRIHLLRPQSLSSYHNMDIPESAGDRFLQLGDTYITSQLSAENRRGLSPIAQISFQQLRNKQFFNKQWDGLNDLRTGSDMGLREALRNERFGLTNGYSSNEERKFLFPNGDLYNREFRM, encoded by the exons ATGAGTGATGATGGAGATAGGACCTGTCCTTTGTGCGCTGAGGAGATGGATCTGACTGACCAGCAACTGAAACCTTGCAAATGTGGATATGAG ATTTGCGTTTGGTGTTGGCATCAAATAAATGACATGGCTGAGAAAACAGAAGGGCGGTGTCCCGCATGTCGCACGCCATATGACAAGGAAAGGATTGTCAGAATGGCCGCCAACTGCAAAAG GATAGTTGCTGAGATAAATTCTGAGAAAAAGCAGAAATCTCAAAAAGCAAAGCTGAAAACATCTGCAGAAGCTAAGAAGCATCTTAGCAGTGTCAGAGTGATGCAACGAAACCTTGTGTACATAATTGGACTTCCTACTAATTTATGCGATGATAGT TTTCTTGAAAGTAAGGAATACTTTGGTCAGTATGGGAAAGTTATAAAGGTGTCAATTTCTCGTCCTGCAAGTACGCCTACCCAGCAAGCATCAAGTAACAGCACGTGTAGTGT GTATGTTACATATGCAAGAGAAGAAGAAGCTGTTCGATGCATTAAAGCTGTACACAATTATGTTCTGGAGGGTAAGACCTTGAG GGCATGTTTTGGTACAACGAAATATTGCCATGCCTGGTTGAGAAATATG ACCTGCAGcaatccagattgtctgtatttGCATGATATAGGCAGCCAAGAAGATAGTTTCAGCAAGGATGAGATTATTTCAGCTTATACAAG GAGTAGGGTTCGACAAATTGCTTCAAATAATTCTCAACAGCATTCAGGAACTGTTTTGCCTCCTCCAGCCGATGACTTTTCTAACAGTATAACAGCTTCAAGCAGATATCACATCAGAAGTGCCTCAAAT AGCATCTCAAACCAGGCCAAAGATTCTCCTCCTAATAGCAATGCTGGGAAGCCCACTGTTCTTCCGGCTGGTGCTTCATG GGGTCTTCAAACTTCGAACTGCCGGTCTCCTGTTGCAAGTGCAGCATGCTCCCAAGTTTCCCATGCCAAACAAAAGGTAGAGATGGTTGGTAATTTGTCTTTGCCTCCTGTATTGACTGAAAGCACAGATCATCCTTCTGCATGGAATGATGAAGTAGCTACAACATCCAAGGTGCCTGAAAACCAGACTTTAACAACTAATAAATCACCTTTGTTGTTAACGGAAAGTACTAAGCAGTCCTCTTTGAGGCATAATTTTGTGGATATGACACCGAAAATGCCAGCAAACCGAGAATCACTGCAAGTTGGTGACATTTCTCAACCTGTAGAACCTTTGAGGTCATCACTGGAGGCGGTTGTAACAAATAATTGTTCATCCATATCTTCTTCATTGGATGACATAGTTGTGACATCAAAGCTTGGTGAAGAAAAACCAATGTCACACTCGGATTGCGAGTTTATGCCTATTATTGACGAGCAGAGCCAAACAGTTGTATCAGATGTATCAACTATAGATCTCTCGGACATCCCTCGTGCTTCGCAGGTGGCCTCAAATTTCTCATATAGCCTTCCAGTTAGTGCATCAGAAGATAACAAAACATCCATTTATGCAAATGGTGACAACACAAAGGCAATAAATAGCACCATTTCTAAAGGTTTTGATAGACAATTCAGCAGGTCTGGTTCTGGTAGTGCTACTCAAGGTTCTAGTATTGTCAATGGGGTAACACATAGTTTATGCTCAAGTTTGTCTTCGGTAACTATAGATAGCCATGTTAGAGCTGATCAGTTGCATGTGAACCAGCATCAATTTTCAAATGTTAATAGTTTTACAACTGTGATGCCTCTGACAAATGACTCGGATTCAGCTTCATTGAACAAAGCCCTGCTGTTGCTTGATAAGGATGCTAGTAACAGGTTAAGGGACCAGAGTTGCGAGCTACTAAAGGAAAAGTCGACCTCTGCAGTTAATAACAAAGATGTCTTGCTACTTCCTTCTGACAATAAAGTACTTAGAGTTTCAGATACTGTTGATCGACTATCTTCTTCAATTTACCTAAATCATTCACACAATAGCGGTAATTGTTCAAGTTCTACTTCTTGGAACACCTATGTCCAAGATAAACAAACCCCAAGAGTTGGCAGAAATATGGACAGATATTCGGAGACGGCCATGTTTCCATTTTTTCCATTAGGCGATAAAGAATCTGCACTGCCCAATGGTCACAAAGCTTATGAGCAAAACAGTTGTTCACCTGGGAGGGGTTTTCAGTGTCCTGAGATGAACTGCAATGAAGAAAAGGTGAAATCTTCAGGAAGAGTTAATGATATAGCCAGTTCTAACAAATATGCAACTGTAGAGATAAAGAGGGAGAGCAGCATCATTTCGGATATACTGTCACTAGATGTTGATCCATGGGATGACTCCTCAGCTACAAGTAATAGTTTTGCTAGACTGCTTGGTGAAACCGAAAAACAAGAAAGCTCCTTTAAATTATTAAGTTCTTGGAGATCCAACAACAGCAATCAGTCTAGGTTTTCTTTTGCCAGGCAAGAATGCCAAGGGAGTGTTGTACAACCTACCAGAGGTGAGGCCCATGCACAGATGTTTTGCTCatcacatgattcatttgaacacGGGCTTCGAAATGGAACTATGTTTGATACTTTTGAGTCTCCCAACACTGTCATCAACAGCAACCCTGTTGTCTCATTTGACAAGGCTGCTG GTACTTTGAAGGCTAAGATATCAGCTCCACCTGGATTTTCCACTCCAAGCAGAGTACACCTTCCAGATTTTTCTTCTCAAGATAGATTCTACCAAACACATGAGGCAGTGTTCTCAG AAAATCATCTTCTCAGTAGTGCAGTTGAAAATCATTATCAAGCACAAATATCTGGAAATCCTAGTGATATAGGATTTATTGATCCAGCAATTTTGGCTGTCGGCAAGGAGCGAATGTCACTTGGAATAAATAATGCTGGGTTGGGCCTTAAATCTACATTTTCTGCACAAATTAGCGTTTCAGATAGTGACCCAAGGATTCATCTATTGAGGCCGCAGTCTCTTTCTTCTTATCACAACATGGATATACCAGAGTCTGCGGGAGACAGATTCTTGCAATTGGGTGATACATATATTACATCTCAACTTTCAGCAGAAAACCGTAGGGGTCTTTCTCCAATTGCACAGATATCATTCCAGCAATTGAGAAATAAACAATTTTTTAACAAACAGTGGGATGGCTTGAATGATTTACGGACTGGAAGTGATATGGGTTTGAGGGAAGCTTTGAGGAATGAAAGATTTGGGCTAACTAACGGCTATTCTAGCAACGAGGAACGAAAATTTCTTTTCCCAAATGGTGATCTATATAACAGGGAATTTAGGATGTAG
- the LOC135582459 gene encoding uncharacterized protein LOC135582459 isoform X3 gives MFWYNEILPCLVEKYVIILVVQTCSNPDCLYLHDIGSQEDSFSKDEIISAYTRSRVRQIASNNSQQHSGTVLPPPADDFSNSITASSRYHIRSASNSISNQAKDSPPNSNAGKPTVLPAGASWGLQTSNCRSPVASAACSQVSHAKQKVEMVGNLSLPPVLTESTDHPSAWNDEVATTSKVPENQTLTTNKSPLLLTESTKQSSLRHNFVDMTPKMPANRESLQVGDISQPVEPLRSSLEAVVTNNCSSISSSLDDIVVTSKLGEEKPMSHSDCEFMPIIDEQSQTVVSDVSTIDLSDIPRASQVASNFSYSLPVSASEDNKTSIYANGDNTKAINSTISKGFDRQFSRSGSGSATQGSSIVNGVTHSLCSSLSSVTIDSHVRADQLHVNQHQFSNVNSFTTVMPLTNDSDSASLNKALLLLDKDASNRLRDQSCELLKEKSTSAVNNKDVLLLPSDNKVLRVSDTVDRLSSSIYLNHSHNSGNCSSSTSWNTYVQDKQTPRVGRNMDRYSETAMFPFFPLGDKESALPNGHKAYEQNSCSPGRGFQCPEMNCNEEKVKSSGRVNDIASSNKYATVEIKRESSIISDILSLDVDPWDDSSATSNSFARLLGETEKQESSFKLLSSWRSNNSNQSRFSFARQECQGSVVQPTRGEAHAQMFCSSHDSFEHGLRNGTMFDTFESPNTVINSNPVVSFDKAAGTLKAKISAPPGFSTPSRVHLPDFSSQDRFYQTHEAVFSENHLLSSAVENHYQAQISGNPSDIGFIDPAILAVGKERMSLGINNAGLGLKSTFSAQISVSDSDPRIHLLRPQSLSSYHNMDIPESAGDRFLQLGDTYITSQLSAENRRGLSPIAQISFQQLRNKQFFNKQWDGLNDLRTGSDMGLREALRNERFGLTNGYSSNEERKFLFPNGDLYNREFRM, from the exons ATGTTTTGGTACAACGAAATATTGCCATGCCTGGTTGAGAAATATG TAATTATCTTGGTTGTTCAGACCTGCAGcaatccagattgtctgtatttGCATGATATAGGCAGCCAAGAAGATAGTTTCAGCAAGGATGAGATTATTTCAGCTTATACAAG GAGTAGGGTTCGACAAATTGCTTCAAATAATTCTCAACAGCATTCAGGAACTGTTTTGCCTCCTCCAGCCGATGACTTTTCTAACAGTATAACAGCTTCAAGCAGATATCACATCAGAAGTGCCTCAAAT AGCATCTCAAACCAGGCCAAAGATTCTCCTCCTAATAGCAATGCTGGGAAGCCCACTGTTCTTCCGGCTGGTGCTTCATG GGGTCTTCAAACTTCGAACTGCCGGTCTCCTGTTGCAAGTGCAGCATGCTCCCAAGTTTCCCATGCCAAACAAAAGGTAGAGATGGTTGGTAATTTGTCTTTGCCTCCTGTATTGACTGAAAGCACAGATCATCCTTCTGCATGGAATGATGAAGTAGCTACAACATCCAAGGTGCCTGAAAACCAGACTTTAACAACTAATAAATCACCTTTGTTGTTAACGGAAAGTACTAAGCAGTCCTCTTTGAGGCATAATTTTGTGGATATGACACCGAAAATGCCAGCAAACCGAGAATCACTGCAAGTTGGTGACATTTCTCAACCTGTAGAACCTTTGAGGTCATCACTGGAGGCGGTTGTAACAAATAATTGTTCATCCATATCTTCTTCATTGGATGACATAGTTGTGACATCAAAGCTTGGTGAAGAAAAACCAATGTCACACTCGGATTGCGAGTTTATGCCTATTATTGACGAGCAGAGCCAAACAGTTGTATCAGATGTATCAACTATAGATCTCTCGGACATCCCTCGTGCTTCGCAGGTGGCCTCAAATTTCTCATATAGCCTTCCAGTTAGTGCATCAGAAGATAACAAAACATCCATTTATGCAAATGGTGACAACACAAAGGCAATAAATAGCACCATTTCTAAAGGTTTTGATAGACAATTCAGCAGGTCTGGTTCTGGTAGTGCTACTCAAGGTTCTAGTATTGTCAATGGGGTAACACATAGTTTATGCTCAAGTTTGTCTTCGGTAACTATAGATAGCCATGTTAGAGCTGATCAGTTGCATGTGAACCAGCATCAATTTTCAAATGTTAATAGTTTTACAACTGTGATGCCTCTGACAAATGACTCGGATTCAGCTTCATTGAACAAAGCCCTGCTGTTGCTTGATAAGGATGCTAGTAACAGGTTAAGGGACCAGAGTTGCGAGCTACTAAAGGAAAAGTCGACCTCTGCAGTTAATAACAAAGATGTCTTGCTACTTCCTTCTGACAATAAAGTACTTAGAGTTTCAGATACTGTTGATCGACTATCTTCTTCAATTTACCTAAATCATTCACACAATAGCGGTAATTGTTCAAGTTCTACTTCTTGGAACACCTATGTCCAAGATAAACAAACCCCAAGAGTTGGCAGAAATATGGACAGATATTCGGAGACGGCCATGTTTCCATTTTTTCCATTAGGCGATAAAGAATCTGCACTGCCCAATGGTCACAAAGCTTATGAGCAAAACAGTTGTTCACCTGGGAGGGGTTTTCAGTGTCCTGAGATGAACTGCAATGAAGAAAAGGTGAAATCTTCAGGAAGAGTTAATGATATAGCCAGTTCTAACAAATATGCAACTGTAGAGATAAAGAGGGAGAGCAGCATCATTTCGGATATACTGTCACTAGATGTTGATCCATGGGATGACTCCTCAGCTACAAGTAATAGTTTTGCTAGACTGCTTGGTGAAACCGAAAAACAAGAAAGCTCCTTTAAATTATTAAGTTCTTGGAGATCCAACAACAGCAATCAGTCTAGGTTTTCTTTTGCCAGGCAAGAATGCCAAGGGAGTGTTGTACAACCTACCAGAGGTGAGGCCCATGCACAGATGTTTTGCTCatcacatgattcatttgaacacGGGCTTCGAAATGGAACTATGTTTGATACTTTTGAGTCTCCCAACACTGTCATCAACAGCAACCCTGTTGTCTCATTTGACAAGGCTGCTG GTACTTTGAAGGCTAAGATATCAGCTCCACCTGGATTTTCCACTCCAAGCAGAGTACACCTTCCAGATTTTTCTTCTCAAGATAGATTCTACCAAACACATGAGGCAGTGTTCTCAG AAAATCATCTTCTCAGTAGTGCAGTTGAAAATCATTATCAAGCACAAATATCTGGAAATCCTAGTGATATAGGATTTATTGATCCAGCAATTTTGGCTGTCGGCAAGGAGCGAATGTCACTTGGAATAAATAATGCTGGGTTGGGCCTTAAATCTACATTTTCTGCACAAATTAGCGTTTCAGATAGTGACCCAAGGATTCATCTATTGAGGCCGCAGTCTCTTTCTTCTTATCACAACATGGATATACCAGAGTCTGCGGGAGACAGATTCTTGCAATTGGGTGATACATATATTACATCTCAACTTTCAGCAGAAAACCGTAGGGGTCTTTCTCCAATTGCACAGATATCATTCCAGCAATTGAGAAATAAACAATTTTTTAACAAACAGTGGGATGGCTTGAATGATTTACGGACTGGAAGTGATATGGGTTTGAGGGAAGCTTTGAGGAATGAAAGATTTGGGCTAACTAACGGCTATTCTAGCAACGAGGAACGAAAATTTCTTTTCCCAAATGGTGATCTATATAACAGGGAATTTAGGATGTAG